From the genome of Arthrobacter sp. SLBN-122:
GATTCACCACCGCCGACAGTAGGAGGAGCATAACTAACAGCGCGGTCGCGGCTATGAGAATTCCAAGCCCCAGGGCTTGATTCCCAAAGTAGCTAATTGCCGAGGCAAGCACGGCGATGGCAAGGTAACCGGCGGTAAAGAGTGTGTCATGGAGGATCTTGATGAACTTGATCAGTTTGTCATTATGAAGGTCCGGCTGTGGCAGTCCGTACATGGCGCGTTTGCTCACATAGTTCGAGGCCAAAGCGCCGCGCAGGAAGACTCTTGCCGTGAGCAACTCTCCGCATACTGGTTTTGCTCAGGCCAGCCTCAGTTGAAGCTGCTGACACGTGTGTCGGCGTATACAAGCGTTGCGATGTCTCTTAGCTCCAGGCGAATCAGAATGGATGGCTCCGCGCACGCGCGGTCAGGCTCCGCTCGGACGGCGGCGTCGCTTTTCTTTCGCAATGTAGGCAAGCACCTTGTGAAGTTCCACGTCATACAATTCCGTAACCAGCGTGACGCGCCGGCCACATGCTTTCAGCAGCACCATTCGCGCCTCCTCGGCACCACTCAAATGAAGTGAACGAAGCCCGACCATCACTTGTGCGACTTGCTTCGCATTCAGTCGTTGGTGTCTGAAAACCAGTTTGTTGTGCCCCGTACCAAAGACTTCATATCCGTCCGCCATTTTGGTTCCTCCTGAATATTCCGCGGCATCTTTGCGAGGCCTTGAGGGCATTATGAATACGAGGTCCGACAATGGTTGTGAGGCAGTGCCGGTTCCCGGCAATACACTTTCTTCCAGTCCTCACCCGCGATCGGAGATTTACCCATGGATGACCGCCCCATAATGCTCGGGACGCTGCCTGACGGCCGTCGTCTCCACCTCGGTGATGCGGCTGGCCAATGGCCAGCAGGCGGAGGTGTTCTGCTGATCCGTGGTCAAGCTCCAGCCACGGCGGGGAGAACATATTTCGACGAGATCATCAGCCAGTCTTGCCGCACGAGTGCGACACACGTCATCGACCTCGTTGAAGGTGACTACAGCTGGATGTTGGAAGGCATGAGGACACTTTCCAGATCCATGGGGGAAGCCTGTATGAAGGTCGGCGAGATCTTTGGGGGAATGCATGAGGATAGGCGCGGTACAACGGTCATCGTCAACGGCGCTGAGTCACTCCAAGCAGATGCCCATTCATACTCATCCCTACTTGCCGAGAAGCTCAACCATCTGATCGCTTCCCCGCCTCAAGGAGGTGCTTCCTTGGTGCTGGCCGGTCGCGACTTGGATGTCTCCATGCTTCTGGTGGAAGGCTTGAACGGTGCCCACCGGATCCAGTTCAGCGGCTGCGGTCAGACGAATTCCACCCAGTATCTGCTCGGCGATCTGCAGCACGCTGTCATTCCTGGGTCCACGGCCATCTATGAAGGGCCCTTCGGGTCTCCGTCGACGTTCTTCAGCCCTCTTGTAGGCTCCGGCGGCAGGTCCACGGAGGATGCGTTTTTGGAGCTGCCAATCGGTATTGAAGGGGCCAGCTTCTCGACAGCTTGGGCACAAAACCTAGTGGTACGCGGCGGATCACGTTCCGACAGGTCGCAATTGATTGCAGCGATGGCCAAGGCTGCGCAGGAGTCTTGTGTGTTGACCTGGGTCGCCGCGTCAGCCCCGGATTCCGCTCCCAGCGCCAATTGGCGACACCATCGGGAGACTATGTCCACGGGAGTCGTGCAGGGGCGAGAACTCCTGCGGCTCGTTTGCGATCAAGTTTTCCCGCGCATGGATGCGTGCCGAGAACTAGGCACTAAAGACGTCAGGGACTTACGGATCCCTGCGGACCTGGCACGCCCCATCGCCATCTTCGTTGACGATCTTGATGTCCTTACAAAAGAAACTGCAGACCAGCCTGAAGTTGAGGAATCAGCTAAGGCCGTGGAAACCCTGATCGGGTTTCTTGCCCAGACGGCCAGTCAAACTAATGTCTCGCTGATTGTAGGCACTGCAGCCGATTTACAGTCGCAATCAGCTGACGTTGGCTTGCTGTGGACCAGTGCAGCCCAGTTACAGCTGGCCCCGTACGGTTCCGCTCCAGGCTCGGATGAAGCACCCCTGTACTTTGCTGCACCAGGACTTCCGGCTATCACGCTCGAGGTAACAAGGGTGTAGCAATCAGTCCCGACGCTAATGCATTTTCTTTCTTTCGCTCTAGGCCGCATTCCGGAGTGACTGGACTTCGCCTTCCAAAGCCCGTTCTATTGTGACGCCTCCATCCGGCCCCGGTCCCGATGGAAACTCGCCAGTGCTCCAGCGGAGTTTATTTGCGTCTTGGCAGCGCCGTCCGTGCCTTAGACCACGTACGATCGCATGTCCCGCCTCGCCCGCTGGGACCCGCTCCTTGCGCCAGTTTGGAACCTCTTCGTCCGGTGCTGACCAGCGGCTTTTCTCCAGGTAGCGCCTATCGATGGGCCACTCAGCCGCCGGCAGGTATTGCTCAGACACAATTTCACACCACACACCGTCGGCGCTCGGCGTCGCCTGCGCATAGGGCCGAGTCGTGATCTCCTCATTGCCGTCGTATTCGACGCGGAGAAAGCTGTTCCACGGCATCTTTGCCAAGAGTTGACCGATGAGTTCGCCTGCTTGGTGCCATTCCTCCGTCTCACGTTGGAATTTCGCCTCATTGATGGCCAGGCTTTCATCCTCAAATCCAAATGGAAAGCCCCAGTAGAACTCGTGGGTGTCCGGCTCTTCGTCGACTTCTTCCTCTTGCGGGAGAATGACTTCGATGGCGGCTTCCCAGCTACCGTAGCGACGGATGAGCTCTACGGCTGAAGGATGTTCTTCTCTCACCGCGGCGGCCGCGATGATCCACTGGTCGTAAAACTCTACGTCCATGGGATTCCCGAATTGCATGCATTCCTCGGTGGAACGGTCGAGGACGTCCAAGTAGTCCAGCTCAGTGAAGCGGTGGTCACTGGACAGAAGTCGCATACCTACCGAGTTCAGCAAACTTTCCCAGGACCCGTGACCGTAGCGTGCGCGCAAGGTTCGTCCCGGAACGGGCCAGGGGTCATCCGGGTCGTTCGTAATCGAACCAAGGCGCCTCGATACTGCCCGCGTAGCGCTCTCGTAGTCCTCGTGAGAAATGGTCGTGATTGTTCTAGCTCGGATAGCAAGAGCTGTCGTTTCGATTACGGCTAGAATCTCGGCCATGCGCCGATACGGCAAGCGCTGATTCAACAGGCCCCGGAGCTCTGATACTGCGGGCAGTGATATCTTTCCCAGTGCCAATTGATAATCTGGTTTGACTTGATGGTGCACTCCTGCCACATACAGCAGGCTTAGCTTGTCAACCAGCCGGCGTGAAGGAAGTTCGTCAACTGATTGACCACCAGGAATACCAGGAATGTGAAGAAGCTCCGCGGCGATTTGAACATCAATTGAGGTACCCAGCGCAGTCAAAACTTTGGGTATCTCGTCGCGGTCAATCCCCGAGGCAAAAAGCCGCTCGACCATTTCCTCATTGCCTAACAAGGCCTCGTTGGTGGCCAGGCAGCGCCGACGAACCGCACGTGAGCGCTCCAACTCGTCATTCGTGTCAGCCTGGGTCAGGGCCAGAAGGGACACTTCTTCAGTGCTGCACCCCTTCGCCTTCGCGATAAAGCGGAGCGGATCACCCCGGCGATAGGGTTCGCGCACGTCAACTGACGCTAGATCTTGGCTGTGCACGTCCTCATGCTGTTCCAGCAAGTCTTCCCCCATCTCCAAGTGCCTATTCCTGTACCGAACGCACGGCGTTCGACCACGAGCCGTAGATTCCTCGTACCGCGGCTATGGATGGTCTTTCTCGGCCCTCAGCGCGCTCTGCCCTTGCCCACGCGTCATATCCCGCGTTCGTCGCCTTCGTATTGGCTGCCCGTGCAGCCGAGCAATAGTTTCGAACAGCATTGTCATAATCTTCGCGCGTGAATTTGACCAGACCCTTCGGCCGGCCCTGTCTTGTGGTTCCAATTCCCATGGCTTCAAGCGCGTCATTCCAGCTTCCGAAGCGCTTCATCAAGGTCTGGCCCGTTGGTGGCCAAGCGTTCGAACCTTTGCGAGAGACCAAGCCCAGGCCGGGAATCAGCTCCCCACGAAGCCGGTGATAGCGCTGCGCCGTGATGCTGGCAGACGGGTTCTCTTCGACGTGCTTCTGCGCCGCTCCGATGACCCCGAGGATGGTGGCCACATCATCTGGTGTCACTTCTGCTGCTTCAAGCGCGCCACGGAGCTCGGACATCAGGGACAGTTCAAGATGTACAGCCGCCCACTCCCTATCCGGGGGGAGGCCCAAATCAGAACCCAGCAAGTACCAGATGCCGGCAGCTACCGCTTCCTTAGAGAAGATATCGTCCGTTTGGCTGGAGTCAAAGACGATATCGGAGGACCTGAGTGCGTCTTCAGCGAGTTCTATATTGATGCCCGGATAGAGACTTTCAAGCCTGTTGATAGCGTCTACACGGGTGCACCCACGGCGTGCCATATGCCGGGCGAGTTCTTCATAACTAAAGAGGAAGGCTCTGTAACTGTCCTGAACGAGAGCTTCTCGATCGGCGGCCCTTTTCTTGCGGGATTCCTCGGCGTTCGTCCCACCCACTTTGGCGATGATCTGCCGGACCCGCTCACGGGTAATGCCGAAGCTCTGGCCGATAGCGTCCAGCGTCTCACCATCGGCGTAGCGCTCAACCATCGCAGCATCGCGCTGCTCCCGGCTGAGTTCAGGAGTTGTTGTCATGGTCATATTCCTATCAGCAGCCTCGGACATTTATTGGGCACCTGCGCGCGTGGCACCACCGGCCACCGGATTGGTGGTGGTTTCGGCTTCTGCCAGCATCCTGGCGAAGAGAGGATTTGGCCGTGCGTTAGGCAGTGCCCGCCGCACATCCTCCAGAGCCACTAGCGGAGAAATGCCGGCAACGCGGGCACCATACAAAGCAGCGACAGTCGGCGTCCGGGATTCCGCCCGGACACAGTGCAGCAGCACAGTCTTGCCTTCCGAGCGGTAATGTTCGACGGCGGCCGCCGCTTCCCCGAGGACAAAGGAGGCATGCGCGTTGTCGCCTTCAACAGCGGAGTCGACCACCCAGAAGCTGGCATGGTCCTCGGGCTCCACGCCCGGCACGTCCAGCGTCCCCAGCCGGCAAAGCGACACCACCGCATCAATCCCCAACTCAGCCACCCGCTCAAGTGAGCGAACCCCGCCCAGCCACACGCCGTCGTCGTGCGGGTGCCGGACCAGCGCGTCTGTGCGGCCCCACATGCTGTAGTCGTGTCGTTCAGCCCGCGGCCAGGACGCTGCCCGCCTGCCCTCGCCGCGGCCCAGCTCCATGCCCAGCACCATCAAGTCACGGGCGCGCAGCCCCGGCCAGCCATGAAGGCGCTGCCGCCACTCGAAAGGCACCGCGGTGTAGCCGTACGCCGAACCCAGCAGGCCGCCGGCGATGGCGGCCACAGTATCGGTATCGCGTCCACCCCGCACCGCCTCCTCCAAAGCAGCCCGAAGGTGGGCGGGGCCAACAGTTGAACGGCCCGCGTAATGGATGGCACTCCAAGCGCCCTGGAAGGCCTCCACCACCCAGCCGTTGCGGGTAAAGTCGCGGGGCCGGCACCGCTCGGCCGTTTCAATCCGCTCAAGCCAAACCGAAGCCCGCTCCTCGGACAGCAGCGGCAGACCCACCCGGACATCGAGCCGCCCGGTAAGAACCGCGTGGCGGACGGCAACGCACCACAACCCGCACGCCTCCTGGGCATCAGGGTCGGCGTGAGTCAGGGCGCTCACCACCCCGGCGGCAGCCACCAGTTCGGAAGGCTCCCGCTCCAGGTAGGCGAGGGCCAGCGGGGCGGTGCGCATCAGCGACCCGTTGCCGGCGCTGCGGCCGGTCCGGGCATGGAAGTCCGCGGCCGCGGCAGTGAAGTCGGCGGCTGTGACCTTCCGCCCGGCAGCAGCAGCCAGCCGACGGGCGGCAGCGATGACGGAGCTCGTCTGTGCCCCGACGTCCTTCGCTTCCGCCGCCCAAGATGTCCAGGCCCGGACCACCATGGTGAGAGCTGCAGGGGAGGAGGGGGTGGCGCCGGACGCGGACTCCAGCAGCGCCTCGGCGATGGGGATGGCCATGGAGGTGTCGTCCGTCCACTCGGCCGGCGCGAACCCGAACGGTCCGCCGCCCTTCATGGTCACTTCGGCGCCGTCCGGCAGCGGGGCGCCGAACTCGTAGCCGGCGCCGAGGGCGTCGCCGGCGGCCAGGGCGACCAGGACGCCGGCGGCACGGTCATTCTGCAGGGGGTTCAGTTTCATGCCATCTCCATCAGGGGGTGTTGGGTGTTCCAGCCGGTGAGGTGCGCCAGTTGCGGGCGGCGCTGGGGGAGCGCGACGGCGATGCCAGCGGCGGTGACAGGCCCTGCGGTGCGGGAGACGTTGCGGCTGCGGAGGGAGCCATGGTCCCGGACCTCCAAAGCTGCCGGGCCGTCGTC
Proteins encoded in this window:
- a CDS encoding TY-Chap domain-containing protein; this translates as MGEDLLEQHEDVHSQDLASVDVREPYRRGDPLRFIAKAKGCSTEEVSLLALTQADTNDELERSRAVRRRCLATNEALLGNEEMVERLFASGIDRDEIPKVLTALGTSIDVQIAAELLHIPGIPGGQSVDELPSRRLVDKLSLLYVAGVHHQVKPDYQLALGKISLPAVSELRGLLNQRLPYRRMAEILAVIETTALAIRARTITTISHEDYESATRAVSRRLGSITNDPDDPWPVPGRTLRARYGHGSWESLLNSVGMRLLSSDHRFTELDYLDVLDRSTEECMQFGNPMDVEFYDQWIIAAAAVREEHPSAVELIRRYGSWEAAIEVILPQEEEVDEEPDTHEFYWGFPFGFEDESLAINEAKFQRETEEWHQAGELIGQLLAKMPWNSFLRVEYDGNEEITTRPYAQATPSADGVWCEIVSEQYLPAAEWPIDRRYLEKSRWSAPDEEVPNWRKERVPAGEAGHAIVRGLRHGRRCQDANKLRWSTGEFPSGPGPDGGVTIERALEGEVQSLRNAA
- a CDS encoding sigma factor-like helix-turn-helix DNA-binding protein, producing the protein MTTTPELSREQRDAAMVERYADGETLDAIGQSFGITRERVRQIIAKVGGTNAEESRKKRAADREALVQDSYRAFLFSYEELARHMARRGCTRVDAINRLESLYPGINIELAEDALRSSDIVFDSSQTDDIFSKEAVAAGIWYLLGSDLGLPPDREWAAVHLELSLMSELRGALEAAEVTPDDVATILGVIGAAQKHVEENPSASITAQRYHRLRGELIPGLGLVSRKGSNAWPPTGQTLMKRFGSWNDALEAMGIGTTRQGRPKGLVKFTREDYDNAVRNYCSAARAANTKATNAGYDAWARAERAEGRERPSIAAVRGIYGSWSNAVRSVQE
- a CDS encoding ADP-ribosylglycohydrolase family protein, which produces MKLNPLQNDRAAGVLVALAAGDALGAGYEFGAPLPDGAEVTMKGGGPFGFAPAEWTDDTSMAIPIAEALLESASGATPSSPAALTMVVRAWTSWAAEAKDVGAQTSSVIAAARRLAAAAGRKVTAADFTAAAADFHARTGRSAGNGSLMRTAPLALAYLEREPSELVAAAGVVSALTHADPDAQEACGLWCVAVRHAVLTGRLDVRVGLPLLSEERASVWLERIETAERCRPRDFTRNGWVVEAFQGAWSAIHYAGRSTVGPAHLRAALEEAVRGGRDTDTVAAIAGGLLGSAYGYTAVPFEWRQRLHGWPGLRARDLMVLGMELGRGEGRRAASWPRAERHDYSMWGRTDALVRHPHDDGVWLGGVRSLERVAELGIDAVVSLCRLGTLDVPGVEPEDHASFWVVDSAVEGDNAHASFVLGEAAAAVEHYRSEGKTVLLHCVRAESRTPTVAALYGARVAGISPLVALEDVRRALPNARPNPLFARMLAEAETTTNPVAGGATRAGAQ